A single region of the Salvia miltiorrhiza cultivar Shanhuang (shh) chromosome 8, IMPLAD_Smil_shh, whole genome shotgun sequence genome encodes:
- the LOC131000582 gene encoding OVARIAN TUMOR DOMAIN-containing deubiquitinating enzyme 12-like isoform X1 produces the protein MITYDQDPDVIRWGLKLFDGDPYSNCGYCGSIPQHNADCYPGHYLKGYQYESDCNYAGDQNLNVDSLHDELSQLSVTEPIKLFQDGMEHQTSFCSQDWFPHSLGNYSYVVDGHDSQHEEETDLGISASCSSPGDELYCEEEWSNSLELMDEHAFDSEVGKRLNQMASIPHIPKINGEIPSIDEATLDHQRLLDRLLVYELVEFKVQGDGNCQFRALSDQFYRTPEHHKFVREQIVNQLRSFPEIYEGYVPMAYDQYLTKMSKNGEWGDHVTLQAAADSYGIKIFVITSFKDTCYIEILSNIQKSERVIFLSFWAEVHYNSIYPAGACIVVQIARRFRQRRRRGGWLLNTNTSNYQKTITNEWQWKSTPFITCNSTTNPTRPLILSQ, from the exons ATGATCACATACGACCAAGATCCTGATGTTATTCGCTGGGGACTTAAGCTCTTTGATGGTGATCCTTATTCTAATTGTGGATATTGTGGTTCCATCCCCCAACATAACGCGGACTGCTATCCGGGGCATTATTTGAAAGGATATCAGTATGAGTCGGACTGCAATTATGCAGGAGACCAAAACCTTAATGTAGACAGCCTTCACGACGAACTATCACAACTTTCAGTGACTGAACCAATCAAGTTGTTCCAAGATGGCATGGAGCACCAAACTTCGTTTTGTTCACAGGACTGGTTTCCACATTCATTGGGGAACTACAGCTATGTCGTTGATG GACATGATAGTCAACATGAAGAAGAAACTGATTTGGGAATTTCTGCTTCATGTTCTAGCCCAGGAGATGAATTGTACTGTGAAGAAGAGTGGTCGAATTCACTAGAACTAATGGACGAGCATGCTTTTGATAGTGAAGTAGGTAAAAGATTGAACCAGATGGCTTCTATTCCC CACATTCCAAAAATTAATGGTGAAATACCCTCAATAGATGAAGCGACTTTAGATCATCAAAGACTTCTGGACAG ATTACTGGTCTATGAGCTGGTCGAATTCAAGGTTCAAGGTGATGGTAACTGCCAG TTCCGAGCTCTGTCGGACCAATTTTATCGTACTCCTGAGCACCACAAATTTGTCCGAGAGCAGATTGTAAATCAG CTTAGGTCTTTCCCAGAGATCTACGAGGGATATGTGCCCATGGCTTATGACCAATATCTGACAAAGATGTCCAA GAACGGAGAGTGGGGAGATCATGTCACGTTGCAAGCTGCTGCAGATTCT TATGgtataaaaatatttgtcaTCACGTCGTTTAAGGACACCTGTTACATTGAGATCCTCTCAAACATTCAAAAGTCAGAACGAG TTATTTTCCTGAGCTTCTGGGCCGAGGTTCATTACAACTCGATATATCCTGCCGGAG CTTGTATTGTTGTGCAGATTGCCCGACGTTTCagacaaagaagaagaagaggtggCTGGCTGCTCAACACGAACACGTCGAATTACCAAAAGACTATAACTAATGAATGGCAATGGAAATCGACGCCATTCATAACCTGCAACTCTACTACCAACCCAACAAGACCCCTCATTCTTTCTCAATAA
- the LOC131000556 gene encoding ruBisCO large subunit-binding protein subunit alpha-like has protein sequence MASANAISSASILPSPSKDWRLKNSRASQLRQGQKQGKNRFMVRANAKDIAFDQKSRSAMQAGIDKLADAVGLTLGPRGRNVVLDEFGSVKVVNDGVTIARAIELPDPMENAGAALIREVASKTNDSAGDGTTTASILAREIIKLGLLSVTSGANPVSLKRGIDKTVQGLVVELEKRARPIKGREDILAVAAISAGNDESIGTMIADAVDKVGPDGVLSIESSSSFETTVDVEEGMEIDRGYISPQFVTNPEKLLVEFENAKVLVTDQKISSIKDIIPLLEKTTQLRAPLVIIAEDVTGEALATLVVNKLRGIVNVAAIKAPGFGERRKALLQDIAIMTGAEYQATDLGLFVEKTDLDQLGTARKITISKDSTTVIADAASKDELQARIAQLKKELTETDSVYDTEKLAERIAKLSGGVAVIKVGAATETELEDRKLRIEDAKNATFAAIEEGIVPGGGAALVHLSGYVPTIKETLEDPDERLGADIIQKALISPASLIAQNAGVEGEVIVEKVRAMEWEFGYNAMTDTFENLLEAGVIDPAKVTRCALQNAASVAGMVLTTQAIVVEKPKPRAFPAPAGSASEAPIGSYSV, from the exons ATGGCTTCAGCCAACGCCATCTCTTCAGCTTCAATTCTTCCTTCTCCTTCTAAAGAC tgGCGATTGAAGAACAGTAGAGCGAGTCAATTGCGGCAGGGGCAGAAGCAGGGTAAAAACCGGTTTATGGTGAGGGCTAATGCTAAGGATATTGCCTTCGACCAGAAATCCAGGTCTGCCATGCAGGCCGGTATCGATAAGCTCGCCGATGCTGTCGGTCTCACCCTCGGCCCCAGAG GGCGGAATGTTGTTTTAGATGAGTTTGGTTCCGTAAAAGTTGTGAATGATGGGGTGACTATTGCGAGGGCCATTGAGTTGCCTGACCCGATGGAAAATGCTGGTGCTGCATTGATCAGAGAG GTTGCTAGCAAGACGAATGATTCTGCTGGTGATGGCACCACTACAGCATCGATTCTTGCTCGTGAAATCATTAAACTTGGTCTTCTCAGCGTCACCTCTGGTGCTAATCCGGTGTCACTCAAGAGGGGCATTGATAAAACTGTGCAGGGTTTGGTTGTCGAGCTTGAGAAGAGAGCTAGACCCATCAAGGGCAGGGAGGACATCTTAG CTGTTGCTGCAATCTCTGCTGGCAACGATGAGAGCATTGGAACTATGATCGCAGACGCAGTTGACAAGGTTGGACCGGATGGTGTGTTGTCTATCGAGTCATCATCCTCGTTTGAGACCACCGTCGATGTAGAAGAAGGAATGGAG ATTGATAGAGGATATATCTCCCCACAATTTGTCACCAACCCGGAGAAGCTGCTTGTGGAGTTTGAGAACGCCAAAGTACTGGTTACGGACCAGAAGATCTCCTCGATCAAGGACATCATCCCTCTGCTGGAGAAGACTACACAATTGAGAGCACCTTTGGTCATCATTGCAGAAGATGTTACCGGAGAGGCCTTGGCCACCCTCGTTGTGAACAAGCTCCGCGGCATTGTGAACGTGGCAGCAATCAAAGCGCCCGGTTTTGGAGAGAGAAGGAAAGCTCTTCTTCAAGATATTGCCATTATGACCG GAGCTGAGTATCAAGCAACTGATTTGGGCCTTTTTGTGGAGAAAACTGATCTGGATCAGTTGGGAACTGcaagaaaaataacaatcagCAAAGATTCGACCACGGTGATCGCTGATGCTGCATCCAAGGATGAGCTGCAGGCAAGGATTGCTCAGCTCAAGAAGGAGTTAACTGAGACTGACTCTGTTTACGACACAGAGAAACTGGCTGAGAGAATCGCGAAGCTGTCGGGCGGAGTTGCTGTGATCAAAGTCGGGGCAGCGACAGAGACGGAGCTGGAGGACAGGAAACTACGCATAGAGGACGCCAAGAACGCGACTTTTGCCGCTATTGAGGAAGGTATTGTGCCCGGCGGTGGTGCTGCGTTGGTCCATCTCTCAGGCTACGTCCCCACCATCAAGGAGACGCTCGAGGATCCAGACGAGCGCCTAGGTGCTGACATTATCCAAAAG GCGCTGATATCACCGGCATCGCTGATAGCGCAGAACGCGGGGGTCGAGGGAGAGGTGATCGTGGAGAAGGTGAGGGCTATGGAGTGGGAGTTTGGGTACAATGCGATGACTGATACCTTTGAGAACTTGCTGGAAGCCGGAGTGATTGACCCGGCTAAGGTGACGAGGTGCGCATTGCAGAACGCGGCCTCAGTTGCCGGAATGGTGCTCACTACACAGGCCATCGTGGTGGAGAAGCCGAAGCCGAGGGCGTTCCCTGCACCAGCTGGTTCTGCTTCTGAGGCCCCTATCGGCAGTTATTCAGTGTAG
- the LOC131000582 gene encoding OVARIAN TUMOR DOMAIN-containing deubiquitinating enzyme 12-like isoform X2, producing MITYDQDPDVIRWGLKLFDGDPYSNCGYCGSIPQHNADCYPGHYLKGYQYESDCNYAGDQNLNVDSLHDELSQLSVTEPIKLFQDGMEHQTSFCSQDWFPHSLGNYSYVVDGHDSQHEEETDLGISASCSSPGDELYCEEEWSNSLELMDEHAFDSEVGKRLNQMASIPHIPKINGEIPSIDEATLDHQRLLDRLLVYELVEFKVQGDGNCQFRALSDQFYRTPEHHKFVREQIVNQLRSFPEIYEGYVPMAYDQYLTKMSKNGEWGDHVTLQAAADSYGIKIFVITSFKDTCYIEILSNIQKSERVIFLSFWAEVHYNSIYPAGDCPTFQTKKKKRWLAAQHEHVELPKDYN from the exons ATGATCACATACGACCAAGATCCTGATGTTATTCGCTGGGGACTTAAGCTCTTTGATGGTGATCCTTATTCTAATTGTGGATATTGTGGTTCCATCCCCCAACATAACGCGGACTGCTATCCGGGGCATTATTTGAAAGGATATCAGTATGAGTCGGACTGCAATTATGCAGGAGACCAAAACCTTAATGTAGACAGCCTTCACGACGAACTATCACAACTTTCAGTGACTGAACCAATCAAGTTGTTCCAAGATGGCATGGAGCACCAAACTTCGTTTTGTTCACAGGACTGGTTTCCACATTCATTGGGGAACTACAGCTATGTCGTTGATG GACATGATAGTCAACATGAAGAAGAAACTGATTTGGGAATTTCTGCTTCATGTTCTAGCCCAGGAGATGAATTGTACTGTGAAGAAGAGTGGTCGAATTCACTAGAACTAATGGACGAGCATGCTTTTGATAGTGAAGTAGGTAAAAGATTGAACCAGATGGCTTCTATTCCC CACATTCCAAAAATTAATGGTGAAATACCCTCAATAGATGAAGCGACTTTAGATCATCAAAGACTTCTGGACAG ATTACTGGTCTATGAGCTGGTCGAATTCAAGGTTCAAGGTGATGGTAACTGCCAG TTCCGAGCTCTGTCGGACCAATTTTATCGTACTCCTGAGCACCACAAATTTGTCCGAGAGCAGATTGTAAATCAG CTTAGGTCTTTCCCAGAGATCTACGAGGGATATGTGCCCATGGCTTATGACCAATATCTGACAAAGATGTCCAA GAACGGAGAGTGGGGAGATCATGTCACGTTGCAAGCTGCTGCAGATTCT TATGgtataaaaatatttgtcaTCACGTCGTTTAAGGACACCTGTTACATTGAGATCCTCTCAAACATTCAAAAGTCAGAACGAG TTATTTTCCTGAGCTTCTGGGCCGAGGTTCATTACAACTCGATATATCCTGCCGGAG ATTGCCCGACGTTTCagacaaagaagaagaagaggtggCTGGCTGCTCAACACGAACACGTCGAATTACCAAAAGACTATAACTAA